Proteins encoded by one window of Lactobacillus paragasseri:
- a CDS encoding HdeD family acid-resistance protein, with translation MNDIYNSRHQGFDWGSFIAGILFVVASFLLLRYPGRGLSAFVFVFGILSILQGIIWISAYVKFHNIFDLSWVTLISAIVDIVIGVLFLCSREIGGLTLAILFAIWFLADSIIGIIFSWHLREYSTGYFVLCLILNIVSLIIAFALLFNPVLAAITLVYLVAFWLMVFGINEIFVSWMHR, from the coding sequence ATGAACGATATTTATAATTCTAGACACCAAGGCTTTGATTGGGGTTCATTTATAGCAGGAATTTTGTTTGTTGTTGCATCATTCTTACTATTACGTTACCCTGGTCGTGGTTTAAGCGCATTTGTATTTGTATTTGGTATTTTGTCAATTTTACAAGGAATTATTTGGATTTCCGCATATGTAAAATTCCATAATATTTTTGATTTAAGCTGGGTTACGTTAATTTCAGCAATTGTCGATATTGTAATCGGAGTTTTATTCTTATGTTCACGTGAAATTGGTGGATTAACCTTAGCTATTTTATTTGCTATTTGGTTCTTAGCCGACTCAATTATCGGTATTATCTTTTCATGGCACTTGCGCGAATATTCAACTGGCTATTTTGTTCTCTGCTTAATTTTGAATATTGTTAGTTTGATTATTGCTTTTGCTTTGCTATTTAATCCAGTGCTTGCTGCTATTACTTTGGTTTATTTGGTAGCATTTTGGTTAATGGTATTTGGAATCAATGAAATTTTTGTTTCATGGATGCACAGATAA
- the uvrA gene encoding excinuclease ABC subunit UvrA encodes MANDKIVIHGAREHNLKDISLSIPKDKLVVITGLSGSGKSSLAFDTLYAEGRRRYVESLSSYARQFLGQMDKADVDSIDGLNPAISIDQKTTSHNPRSTVGTVTEINDYLRLLWARVGHPICPNDGTLIERQSVDQMVDRVMDLPERSRIQILAPIIRAKRGEHKEVFKRIQRAGYVRVIVDGEMHEITDDFDLDKNKRHSIDIVVDRLIVKENIRSRLFDSVEAALRLADGYMDVDVIKGERINFSEYYACPICGFTVGEMEPRLFSFNAPFGACPDCDGLGMKLSVDEDLVIPDKDKTLAEGALVPWSNSKYYTAMLEQACMALKIPVDKPYKKLTKKQKDLILNGSKGKKIKFHLEGDFGVNDTVQEFEGILNNINRRYHHPMSKFMRDAMGKYMTELTCSTCHGKRLNEKALAVKVNGKDIAEASDLSISKSLNFFNSVKLSEQEKMIAKPILKEVRDRLTFLKNVGLDYLTLSRSAGTLSGGEAQRIRLATQIGSNLSGVMYILDEPSIGLHQRDNDRLISSLKKMRDLGNSLIVVEHDDETMKQADYLVDMGPGAGVYGGKVMAAGTPEEVMKNPKSLTGQYLSGKKIVPVPLERRKGNGKKITVTGAAENNLKDISVDFPLGKFVVVTGVSGSGKSTLVNLILKRALAQKLNNNSAKPGKYKSIKGYKNIEKIIDIDQSPIGRTPRSNPATYTSVFDDIRALFAQTNEAKMRGYTKARFSFNVKGGRCEACHGDGIIKIEMNFLPDVYVPCEVCHGTRYNSETLEVTYREKNISQVLNMTINEACKFFENIPKIHRKLQTIVDVGLGYVKLGQSATTLSGGEAQRMKLASELQKLSTGNNFYILDEPTTGLHTDDIKRLLEVLQRLVDEGNTVLIIEHNLDVIKNADWLIDLGPEGGDGGGQVVATGTPEEVAEVKESYTGQYLKPVLKRDIKLTKKLMNSKDEQE; translated from the coding sequence ATGGCAAATGATAAAATTGTAATTCATGGAGCGCGTGAACATAATTTAAAAGATATAAGTTTATCGATTCCAAAAGATAAATTAGTAGTTATTACCGGCTTATCAGGCTCAGGAAAAAGTTCATTAGCTTTCGATACTTTATATGCTGAAGGTAGAAGAAGATATGTTGAGTCACTATCAAGTTATGCTAGACAATTTTTAGGCCAAATGGATAAGGCTGATGTTGATTCAATTGATGGCTTAAATCCCGCAATTTCCATTGATCAAAAGACGACGTCTCATAATCCGCGTTCAACAGTTGGAACTGTAACAGAAATTAATGACTATTTGCGTTTATTGTGGGCACGCGTTGGTCATCCAATTTGTCCAAATGATGGAACTTTGATTGAGAGACAAAGCGTGGATCAGATGGTAGATCGCGTAATGGATTTACCTGAAAGAAGCAGAATTCAGATTTTAGCTCCAATTATTCGCGCTAAAAGAGGAGAACATAAGGAAGTATTTAAACGAATCCAGCGTGCGGGTTATGTACGGGTAATTGTAGACGGTGAAATGCATGAAATCACTGATGATTTTGACCTAGACAAAAATAAACGGCACAGTATTGATATTGTTGTTGACCGCTTAATTGTTAAAGAAAATATTCGAAGTCGTTTATTTGATTCTGTTGAAGCTGCTCTTCGTTTGGCAGATGGCTACATGGATGTTGATGTGATTAAGGGTGAACGTATTAACTTTTCTGAATACTATGCCTGTCCAATATGTGGCTTTACGGTCGGCGAAATGGAGCCTCGTTTATTTTCATTTAACGCGCCTTTTGGAGCTTGTCCTGATTGTGATGGATTGGGGATGAAATTATCAGTTGATGAAGATTTAGTTATTCCTGATAAGGATAAAACTTTAGCAGAGGGAGCTTTAGTGCCATGGTCTAATTCAAAATACTATACTGCCATGCTTGAGCAAGCATGTATGGCTTTAAAAATACCTGTGGACAAGCCATATAAAAAATTAACTAAAAAGCAAAAAGATCTAATTTTAAATGGATCTAAAGGGAAAAAAATCAAATTTCATCTTGAAGGTGACTTTGGTGTAAATGATACTGTTCAAGAATTTGAAGGAATTTTAAATAATATCAATCGTCGTTATCATCATCCAATGTCAAAATTTATGCGTGATGCAATGGGTAAGTATATGACTGAACTTACTTGTTCAACTTGTCACGGTAAGCGATTAAATGAAAAGGCATTAGCAGTAAAAGTAAATGGCAAAGATATTGCTGAAGCTTCTGATCTGTCAATTTCTAAGTCATTGAACTTTTTTAATTCAGTAAAATTAAGTGAACAAGAAAAGATGATTGCTAAACCAATTTTGAAAGAGGTACGTGATAGATTAACTTTCTTAAAGAATGTTGGTTTAGACTATCTGACTTTATCTCGTTCTGCTGGAACTTTATCCGGTGGAGAAGCACAAAGAATTAGACTAGCAACCCAAATTGGCTCTAATTTATCTGGCGTTATGTATATTTTGGATGAGCCATCAATTGGTCTTCATCAGCGAGATAATGATCGACTTATTTCTTCGCTGAAAAAGATGCGGGATCTTGGTAATTCTTTAATTGTAGTCGAACATGACGATGAAACGATGAAACAGGCCGATTACTTAGTTGATATGGGACCAGGAGCAGGTGTATATGGCGGAAAAGTAATGGCTGCTGGTACACCAGAAGAAGTGATGAAGAATCCTAAATCTTTAACTGGACAATATTTATCAGGTAAAAAGATCGTTCCTGTACCGTTAGAGAGAAGAAAGGGTAATGGTAAAAAAATTACTGTTACTGGTGCTGCTGAAAATAACTTGAAGGATATTTCAGTAGATTTCCCTCTAGGGAAATTTGTTGTAGTAACCGGCGTTTCAGGTTCTGGAAAATCAACTCTTGTAAACTTGATTCTGAAGCGTGCTTTAGCACAAAAATTAAATAATAATTCAGCTAAACCAGGAAAGTATAAGTCAATTAAGGGATATAAAAACATCGAAAAAATTATCGATATTGATCAAAGCCCTATTGGGCGGACACCACGTAGTAATCCTGCAACTTATACTAGTGTATTTGATGATATTCGAGCTTTATTTGCACAAACTAATGAAGCAAAAATGCGTGGATATACTAAAGCGAGATTTTCTTTTAATGTTAAGGGCGGTAGATGCGAAGCTTGTCATGGTGATGGAATTATTAAAATCGAAATGAATTTCTTACCTGATGTTTATGTACCTTGTGAAGTTTGTCATGGGACAAGATACAATTCAGAAACTCTTGAAGTAACTTACCGTGAAAAAAATATCTCGCAAGTTTTGAATATGACAATTAATGAAGCTTGCAAATTTTTTGAAAATATTCCTAAAATTCATCGTAAGCTACAAACAATCGTTGATGTTGGTTTGGGTTATGTAAAACTTGGGCAGTCAGCCACAACTTTATCTGGTGGGGAAGCACAGAGAATGAAATTAGCTTCTGAATTACAGAAGCTTTCCACGGGTAATAATTTCTACATTTTAGATGAACCAACAACGGGTTTACATACTGATGACATTAAGCGGTTATTAGAAGTATTGCAGCGCTTAGTCGATGAGGGAAATACTGTTTTAATTATTGAACATAACTTAGATGTTATTAAAAACGCTGATTGGTTGATTGATTTAGGCCCTGAAGGTGGAGATGGCGGTGGTCAAGTTGTGGCTACTGGTACTCCAGAAGAAGTTGCTGAAGTTAAAGAAAGTTATACGGGACAATACTTAAAACCAGTTCTCAAGCGAGATATTAAGTTAACTAAAAAGTTAATGAATAGCAAAGATGAGCAGGAATAA
- the uvrB gene encoding excinuclease ABC subunit UvrB, with translation MIRRQKNKKFELVSKFQPAGDQEQAIKKLTDGFENGEKAQILEGATGTGKTFTMANVIAKLNKPTLVISHNKTLVGQLYGEFKEFFPKNAVDYFVSYYDYYQPEAYVPQSDTYIEKDSSINDEIDQLRHKTTSDLMSRNDVIVVASVSCIYGLGDPREYAASVVSISEGQEISRDVLLRDLVNIQYDRNDIDFQRGRFRVRGDVVEIFPAGYSDHAFRVEFFGDEIDRIVEVDSLTGEVIGEREQVSIFPATHFVTNEQIMQRALASIKDEMNIQVKKFEGEGKLLEAQRINQRTTYDMEMMSEVGYTNGIENYSRHMEGRKAGQPPHTLLDFFPDDFLILIDESHATMPELKAMYNGDRARKQTLIDYGFRLPSALDNRPLKLEEFEKHVNQIMYVSATPGDYELNQTDHKVEQIIRPTGLLDPEIEVRPIKGQIDDLVGEINKRIDRDERVFVTTLTKKMAEDLTDYLKDLGIKVRYLHSDIKTLERLEIIRDLRLGKFDVLIGINLLREGIDVPEVSLVAILDADKEGFLRSTRPLVQTIGRAARNSNGKVIMYADSITDSMREAIDATERRRSLQMKFNKEHGITPKTIVKPIRDVISITKDSDEKENKESFADLNFDELTKKQKQTMIKTLTAQMQEAAKKLDFEEAANLRDAIMDLQKQVHEKKK, from the coding sequence ATGATTAGACGACAAAAAAACAAAAAATTTGAACTTGTTTCTAAATTTCAACCAGCAGGTGATCAAGAGCAAGCAATTAAAAAGTTGACTGATGGTTTTGAAAACGGTGAAAAGGCCCAAATTTTAGAGGGTGCTACTGGGACAGGTAAGACTTTTACTATGGCGAATGTAATTGCTAAATTAAATAAACCTACTTTAGTAATCTCGCATAATAAAACTCTTGTTGGTCAGCTTTATGGTGAATTCAAAGAGTTTTTCCCTAAAAATGCCGTTGATTATTTTGTATCTTACTATGATTATTATCAGCCTGAAGCTTATGTGCCACAGTCGGACACATATATTGAAAAGGATTCATCAATTAATGATGAAATTGACCAGTTGCGTCATAAAACTACCAGTGATTTAATGTCAAGAAATGATGTAATTGTCGTTGCTTCAGTTTCATGTATTTATGGTTTAGGTGATCCAAGAGAGTATGCAGCAAGTGTAGTATCTATCTCTGAAGGCCAAGAAATTAGCCGTGATGTATTACTACGGGACTTGGTGAATATTCAATATGATCGTAATGATATTGATTTTCAACGTGGTCGTTTTAGAGTCCGCGGTGACGTGGTAGAGATCTTTCCTGCTGGTTATTCTGATCATGCATTTAGAGTTGAATTTTTTGGTGATGAAATTGATCGGATTGTTGAAGTAGATTCTTTGACTGGTGAGGTAATTGGTGAACGCGAACAAGTTTCTATTTTCCCGGCAACACACTTTGTTACTAATGAACAAATTATGCAAAGAGCTTTGGCTTCAATTAAAGATGAAATGAATATTCAAGTTAAAAAATTCGAGGGAGAAGGTAAGCTTTTAGAAGCTCAACGAATTAATCAAAGAACTACCTATGATATGGAAATGATGAGTGAAGTTGGCTACACTAACGGAATTGAAAATTATTCTAGGCACATGGAAGGACGTAAAGCTGGTCAGCCTCCGCATACTTTACTTGATTTCTTTCCTGATGATTTTCTAATTTTAATTGATGAATCGCATGCTACAATGCCAGAATTAAAGGCGATGTATAACGGAGACAGAGCTCGTAAGCAAACTTTGATTGATTATGGTTTTAGATTACCTTCAGCTCTGGATAACCGACCACTAAAATTAGAAGAGTTTGAAAAGCATGTAAACCAAATTATGTATGTTTCAGCAACTCCTGGAGACTATGAGTTAAATCAGACTGATCATAAAGTTGAACAAATTATTCGTCCTACTGGACTGCTTGATCCAGAAATTGAAGTTAGACCAATTAAGGGACAAATTGACGATTTAGTTGGTGAGATTAATAAACGAATTGATCGTGATGAACGTGTTTTTGTTACGACTTTAACTAAAAAGATGGCAGAAGACTTAACTGATTATTTGAAAGACCTGGGGATCAAAGTTCGCTATTTACACTCAGATATCAAGACATTAGAACGTTTAGAGATTATTAGAGACTTAAGGCTTGGTAAATTTGATGTTTTAATCGGAATTAATCTTTTGCGAGAAGGAATCGATGTACCGGAAGTGTCATTAGTTGCAATTCTAGATGCAGATAAGGAAGGATTTTTACGTTCAACTAGACCTTTAGTTCAAACGATAGGACGTGCTGCTAGAAACTCAAATGGTAAGGTAATTATGTATGCAGACTCAATTACGGATTCGATGCGAGAAGCAATTGATGCTACAGAAAGAAGACGTAGTTTGCAGATGAAGTTTAACAAAGAACACGGCATTACACCTAAAACTATTGTTAAACCTATCAGGGATGTTATTTCAATTACTAAAGATAGTGATGAGAAGGAAAATAAAGAAAGTTTTGCTGATCTAAACTTTGATGAATTGACTAAGAAACAAAAGCAAACCATGATTAAAACTTTGACTGCTCAAATGCAAGAAGCTGCAAAGAAACTAGATTTTGAAGAAGCAGCTAACTTACGTGATGCAATTATGGATTTACAAAAGCAAGTACATGAAAAGAAAAAGTAG
- a CDS encoding phospho-sugar mutase: MNAKEIYSQWTNANNLPDYLKDQLNKLGKDEKWIEDAFGQDINFGTAGMRGRLEPGTNRINLFTVGRVTEGLARLIDENGEEAKKRGVAISFDSRYHSREFAEHAARILGAHGIHVYLFDDLRPTPELSFAVRHLNTFAGINITASHNAKQYNGYKVYGEDGAQMAPENANRLFAYAQKVDDIFGVKAAPVEELRAKGTLQLIGEDVDEAYLAHLKDVTVDPEMVKANANKLKIIYTPLHGTGKMLYDRAFRQGGFDNVIPVPSQSIIDPEFPTTIKPNPEYRDVFEPGFKLANEVDANVIIATDPDADRMGAAVRKSDGDFQVLTGNQIATLMAYYLLIHMKENGTLSSDYELVTSVVSSALPFKIADDFGIKTKHVLTGFKYIGEEVDRMNKENDGKFLMGFEESYGYLFKPFARDKDAMQGALMFAEVASYYASKGMTVFDGLQEIWQKYGVAYEITKAIEMPGIGGQKKMAELMSKLRKEHLTEINGAKVVKIQDFETQETIEGNKKTPLTGFPKSNVLKYFLDDETWVALRPSGTEPVIKAYVGVNKKDIETAEKAAEEYQDALANLLK; this comes from the coding sequence ATGAACGCAAAAGAAATTTATAGTCAATGGACTAATGCAAATAATTTACCTGATTATTTAAAAGATCAATTAAACAAATTAGGTAAAGATGAAAAGTGGATTGAAGATGCTTTCGGACAAGATATTAATTTTGGTACTGCTGGAATGAGAGGACGGCTTGAACCAGGTACTAACAGAATTAACTTGTTTACTGTGGGAAGAGTAACCGAAGGACTTGCAAGATTAATTGATGAAAATGGTGAAGAAGCTAAAAAACGTGGTGTCGCAATTTCTTTTGATTCACGTTATCACTCAAGAGAATTTGCTGAGCATGCTGCTCGTATTTTAGGTGCACATGGAATTCATGTTTATTTATTTGATGATTTAAGACCAACTCCTGAATTGTCATTTGCTGTTCGTCATTTAAATACTTTTGCTGGAATTAATATCACTGCTTCCCATAATGCTAAGCAATATAATGGCTACAAGGTATATGGTGAAGATGGTGCTCAAATGGCTCCAGAAAATGCAAATCGCTTGTTTGCTTACGCTCAAAAAGTTGATGATATTTTTGGCGTTAAAGCTGCTCCAGTAGAAGAATTGCGTGCTAAGGGTACATTACAATTAATTGGTGAAGATGTGGATGAAGCTTACTTAGCTCATTTGAAGGATGTTACTGTTGATCCTGAAATGGTTAAAGCTAACGCTAATAAGCTAAAGATTATTTATACTCCATTGCATGGTACTGGTAAAATGCTCTACGATCGCGCATTCAGACAAGGCGGTTTTGACAATGTCATTCCAGTTCCAAGTCAATCAATTATTGATCCTGAATTTCCTACAACTATTAAGCCAAATCCCGAATACCGTGATGTGTTTGAACCAGGCTTTAAGTTAGCTAATGAAGTAGATGCAAATGTTATTATTGCAACCGACCCAGATGCCGATAGAATGGGTGCTGCTGTTAGAAAATCAGATGGTGACTTCCAAGTTCTAACTGGTAATCAAATTGCTACTTTAATGGCATACTACTTATTAATTCACATGAAAGAAAACGGAACTTTATCATCTGATTATGAATTAGTAACCTCAGTAGTTTCTAGTGCACTTCCATTTAAGATTGCTGATGATTTTGGTATTAAGACCAAGCATGTGTTAACTGGCTTTAAGTACATTGGTGAAGAAGTTGACCGCATGAACAAAGAAAATGACGGTAAATTCTTAATGGGCTTTGAAGAAAGTTACGGCTACTTATTTAAACCATTTGCTAGAGATAAGGATGCTATGCAAGGTGCATTGATGTTTGCAGAAGTAGCAAGTTACTATGCATCTAAAGGCATGACTGTTTTTGATGGTTTGCAAGAAATTTGGCAAAAGTATGGTGTGGCTTACGAAATTACCAAGGCTATTGAAATGCCAGGTATTGGTGGTCAAAAGAAAATGGCTGAATTAATGAGTAAATTACGTAAAGAGCACTTAACTGAAATTAATGGTGCCAAAGTTGTAAAAATCCAAGACTTTGAAACTCAAGAAACCATTGAAGGAAACAAAAAGACTCCATTAACTGGCTTCCCTAAATCTAATGTTTTGAAGTACTTCTTAGATGATGAAACTTGGGTTGCTCTTCGTCCATCTGGAACAGAGCCTGTAATTAAGGCTTATGTTGGTGTAAACAAGAAGGATATTGAAACTGCGGAAAAGGCAGCTGAAGAATATCAAGATGCATTAGCAAATTTATTAAAGTAA
- a CDS encoding aldose epimerase family protein: protein MKTSFVKYGVKDGQDLCEISLENDHGMQVKLLNYGATLEKVLLNSENMILSLNSPEDYSKERNFLGGTVGRICGRVRLGQWKHGNHIFQLPKNDGENHIHGGIGTDMKVWNFKLKNSNQESQADLFLFDSDGDNGYPGNMKLHVTYKLDNENNVSYKLEAVSDQLTIFNPANHTYFNLGERATDLQLQLAADYYLPVGKDGLPNQGMQSVENTVFDFRKGKRIAETLNSDNSQIKLRNGLDHPFILNGMQPAAVLTSDKHKMVMTTNAPAIVTYTANHFNHTGIANNIGQYDGITLEAQCPPAEGINLGEITLLPYEKFERKINWNFS from the coding sequence ATGAAAACAAGTTTTGTAAAATATGGTGTAAAAGATGGGCAAGATCTATGCGAGATTAGCCTTGAAAATGATCATGGGATGCAAGTTAAGCTTCTTAATTACGGAGCAACTTTAGAAAAAGTTCTACTCAATAGTGAAAATATGATCTTGTCATTAAACAGTCCGGAAGACTATTCAAAAGAGAGAAATTTTCTAGGTGGAACAGTTGGTCGAATTTGTGGTCGTGTTCGCTTAGGACAATGGAAACATGGAAATCATATTTTTCAACTACCTAAAAATGATGGAGAAAATCATATTCATGGTGGTATTGGTACTGACATGAAAGTTTGGAATTTTAAATTAAAAAATTCCAATCAAGAATCTCAAGCTGATCTTTTCCTTTTTGATTCAGATGGTGATAATGGCTATCCTGGCAATATGAAATTACATGTAACTTACAAGCTAGATAATGAAAATAATGTGTCATATAAGCTTGAAGCGGTTAGTGATCAATTAACTATTTTTAATCCAGCAAACCATACTTATTTTAATTTAGGTGAACGAGCAACTGATTTACAATTACAACTTGCAGCCGATTACTATTTACCAGTTGGTAAAGATGGACTACCAAATCAAGGAATGCAAAGCGTAGAAAATACAGTTTTTGATTTTCGAAAAGGTAAGAGAATAGCTGAAACATTAAACAGTGATAATAGTCAAATTAAGTTACGCAATGGCTTAGATCATCCCTTTATCTTAAATGGGATGCAACCAGCAGCAGTTTTAACATCTGATAAACATAAAATGGTTATGACAACTAATGCTCCTGCAATTGTTACCTATACAGCTAACCACTTTAATCATACTGGTATTGCAAACAATATTGGTCAATATGACGGAATTACTTTAGAAGCACAATGCCCACCAGCAGAAGGGATAAACTTAGGTGAAATCACTTTACTTCCTTATGAAAAGTTTGAGCGAAAGATTAACTGGAACTTTAGTTAA
- a CDS encoding UDP-glucose--hexose-1-phosphate uridylyltransferase produces MKIIEKFADEVIASGAYKELDRVYVINKIKALVGDEDQEYDGKQSPVKQLVQIAVDRKIIPDDNTSREVLNDKLYDLKTPTPSKVNEIFWQKMQKSANAATDWFYKLCVDNNYVKKEAIAKNIVFSGKSSKNHELEITINLSKPEKDPKAIAAAAHSTGNKYPQCALCLENEGYVGGYGKNVRSNLRIIRIMIGGRPWGFQYSPYAYFNEHCIFLDQKHIPMIINQQTLINLVDIEKQLPEYFVGSNADLPIVGGSMLAHEHYQGGRHVFPMMKAKIKKVINFDQYPEVKAGVVDWPMSDLRLISKNSLDLIDLGSKIIDFWDHYSDQDRQIKAFDGETRHHTVTPIMHREGEDFVLDLVLRDNNTSAKYPLGIFHPHAELWHIKKENIGLIEVMGRAILPGRLKKELEEVKKYLLNEDNEIADSHLDWAKKIKAEHQITRENVDSILQQALVEVFDQVLECAGVFKNNKDGEAGWQKFTKALVSEVDK; encoded by the coding sequence ATGAAAATTATTGAGAAATTTGCAGATGAAGTCATTGCGAGTGGAGCATATAAAGAATTAGATCGTGTATATGTAATTAATAAGATCAAAGCTTTAGTAGGTGATGAAGATCAAGAATATGATGGAAAACAATCTCCAGTAAAACAACTTGTTCAAATAGCCGTTGATCGCAAAATTATTCCTGATGACAATACTTCACGCGAAGTTTTAAATGATAAGTTATATGATTTAAAAACGCCGACGCCTTCAAAAGTAAATGAAATTTTCTGGCAAAAAATGCAAAAATCTGCTAATGCAGCAACTGATTGGTTTTATAAGCTTTGCGTTGATAATAATTATGTAAAAAAAGAAGCTATTGCCAAAAATATTGTCTTTTCAGGAAAGAGCTCTAAGAATCATGAATTAGAAATTACGATTAATCTTTCAAAACCTGAAAAAGATCCTAAGGCGATTGCTGCGGCAGCTCATAGTACCGGTAATAAATATCCTCAATGTGCACTTTGTCTTGAAAATGAAGGCTATGTTGGCGGATATGGAAAGAATGTACGTAGTAATTTGCGAATAATTCGTATAATGATTGGTGGCCGTCCGTGGGGCTTTCAATATTCACCATATGCATATTTTAATGAACATTGTATTTTCTTAGATCAAAAGCATATTCCGATGATCATTAATCAGCAGACTTTAATTAATTTAGTAGATATTGAGAAACAACTACCAGAATATTTTGTTGGTTCAAATGCTGATTTGCCAATTGTTGGTGGCTCGATGCTTGCTCATGAGCATTATCAAGGTGGTCGTCACGTCTTTCCAATGATGAAGGCGAAAATAAAAAAAGTGATTAATTTTGATCAATACCCAGAAGTTAAAGCTGGAGTAGTTGATTGGCCTATGAGTGATTTACGCTTAATTAGTAAAAATTCCTTAGATTTAATTGATTTGGGCAGTAAAATTATTGATTTTTGGGATCACTATAGTGACCAAGATCGTCAAATTAAAGCCTTTGATGGTGAAACTAGACACCATACGGTTACTCCAATTATGCATCGTGAAGGAGAAGATTTCGTTTTAGATTTAGTTCTTCGTGATAACAATACTAGTGCTAAATATCCATTAGGAATTTTTCATCCACATGCTGAGCTTTGGCACATTAAAAAAGAAAATATTGGCTTAATCGAAGTTATGGGAAGAGCCATTCTCCCAGGAAGACTTAAGAAAGAACTAGAAGAAGTTAAAAAATATTTACTTAATGAAGATAATGAAATAGCTGATAGCCATCTTGATTGGGCCAAGAAAATCAAAGCAGAGCATCAGATTACTAGAGAGAATGTAGATAGTATTTTGCAACAGGCTCTAGTCGAAGTGTTTGATCAAGTTCTTGAATGTGCTGGTGTCTTTAAAAATAATAAAGATGGAGAAGCTGGTTGGCAAAAATTTACCAAGGCTTTAGTAAGCGAGGTAGATAAATAA
- a CDS encoding galactokinase, with protein MNKDELLKDYQEIFGEAGKDVFFSPGRINVIGEHTDYNGGHVFPAAISLGVYGVYGPRTDNKVRLYSGNVDGDIVEFDLNDDSVEKDDRFWANYFKGMITYLRQREDGEKINHGFNLYVKADLPSGSGLSSSAAIEMLMGMILKDEFDLDVDRPSLARLGQKTENEFVGLNSGIMDQFACIMGKKDSAIFLDCNTMKYEYKPLKLSDYEIIIMSTNKEHTLADSAYNDRVSECHNALAKLQTKLDIKALGELDDNTFDEYSYLINDETELKRARHAVSENGRTIRATKAMEDNDLEKLGRLINASHISLHYDYEVTGKELDTLAEAAWKQDGVLGARMIGGGFGGSAIAIVKKDEAEKFKQNIGKIYRDAVGYDASFYDAEIVDGTKRI; from the coding sequence ATGAATAAAGATGAATTACTTAAAGATTATCAAGAAATATTTGGTGAAGCAGGAAAGGATGTCTTTTTCTCACCTGGTCGAATTAACGTAATTGGAGAGCATACAGATTACAATGGTGGTCATGTTTTTCCAGCAGCAATTAGTTTAGGTGTTTATGGTGTCTATGGTCCAAGGACTGATAATAAAGTTCGTCTTTATTCAGGTAATGTCGATGGCGATATTGTCGAATTTGATTTAAATGATGATTCAGTAGAAAAAGATGATCGCTTTTGGGCTAATTACTTTAAGGGAATGATCACCTATCTTCGTCAAAGAGAAGATGGAGAAAAGATTAATCATGGTTTTAATCTATATGTTAAAGCTGATTTACCATCAGGATCTGGCTTATCTTCGAGTGCTGCGATTGAAATGTTAATGGGAATGATTTTGAAGGATGAATTTGATTTAGATGTGGATCGTCCTAGCTTAGCAAGACTGGGTCAAAAAACTGAGAATGAATTCGTGGGATTAAACTCAGGAATTATGGACCAATTTGCATGCATTATGGGAAAAAAAGATAGTGCTATTTTTCTTGATTGCAACACAATGAAATACGAATATAAACCACTTAAGTTAAGTGATTATGAAATTATTATTATGTCGACTAACAAAGAGCATACCCTAGCAGACTCTGCTTATAACGATCGTGTTAGCGAATGTCACAACGCTTTAGCAAAATTACAAACTAAACTAGATATTAAAGCTTTAGGTGAACTTGACGATAATACTTTTGATGAATATTCATACTTAATTAATGACGAAACAGAGTTAAAACGTGCTCGCCATGCTGTTAGTGAAAATGGTAGAACTATCAGAGCAACTAAAGCAATGGAAGATAATGATCTAGAAAAGCTAGGGCGTTTAATCAATGCATCTCATATTTCTCTTCATTACGACTATGAAGTAACTGGTAAAGAACTTGATACTTTAGCTGAAGCAGCTTGGAAACAAGATGGTGTATTAGGCGCTAGAATGATTGGTGGCGGTTTTGGCGGTAGCGCAATTGCAATTGTAAAAAAGGATGAAGCTGAAAAATTTAAGCAAAATATTGGAAAAATTTATCGTGATGCAGTTGGGTACGATGCAAGTTTCTATGATGCGGAAATTGTAGATGGAACAAAAAGAATTTAA